In Prosthecobacter vanneervenii, one DNA window encodes the following:
- a CDS encoding response regulator, translated as MTALIIDDEIQIRRLLRMALESKGYTVREADKGQLGLQEAVFHKPDVILLDLGLPDMDGVEVLKRLREWSGVPVLILSVRDQESVKLAAFDAGADDYVCKPFSTAELMARLSAIQRRHGGLDDAVLKAGPLVLDPVHHEAALHGQPLKLTPTEYALLAQLVRHAGKVVTLKQLLRAVWGPQAEEQSHYLRVYANHLRKKLEGSSLEIKNEPGIGYRLEEG; from the coding sequence ATGACCGCCCTCATCATTGATGACGAAATCCAAATCCGCCGTCTGTTGCGCATGGCGTTGGAGTCCAAAGGCTATACGGTGAGGGAGGCGGACAAGGGACAGCTTGGGCTGCAGGAGGCTGTTTTTCACAAGCCGGATGTCATCCTGCTGGATCTCGGCCTGCCGGACATGGACGGCGTGGAGGTGCTGAAGCGGCTGCGCGAATGGAGCGGCGTGCCCGTGCTCATTCTGAGTGTGCGTGACCAGGAGTCGGTCAAGCTGGCCGCTTTTGACGCCGGTGCGGATGACTATGTGTGCAAACCCTTCAGCACGGCGGAGCTCATGGCGCGACTGAGCGCCATCCAGCGGCGGCATGGAGGGCTGGATGATGCTGTTTTGAAGGCTGGCCCGCTGGTGCTGGACCCGGTGCATCATGAGGCCGCGCTGCATGGGCAGCCGCTCAAGCTCACTCCCACCGAATATGCACTGCTGGCGCAACTGGTGCGGCATGCAGGAAAGGTGGTCACTTTGAAGCAGCTGCTGCGTGCTGTGTGGGGACCGCAGGCAGAAGAGCAGAGCCACTACCTGCGCGTGTATGCCAATCACTTGCGCAAAAAGCTGGAGGGCTCATCCCTGGAGATCAAGAATGAGCCCGGTATCGGCTATCGCCTGGAGGAAGGCTGA
- the lpxK gene encoding tetraacyldisaccharide 4'-kinase translates to MKDTLEDIENFVIDVVINNRRGIRASLLRVVFRGLSGIYSAAVRTRLYLYRHRYIHDHHLGVPVISVGNLTTGGTGKTPVVEMLSKALHERGRRVCILSRGYKSKRQKKLPFTKKLAARLGFIPKPAEPPPRIVSDGEKVLLDSHNAGDEPFMLAKNCTGIPVVVDKNRVKAGAFAIQHFGADVLVLDDGLQYLKLKHRHDIVLIDKTAVFGVNGHMLPRGTLREPPRSLRRASYIFITKSDGDSEDVVKQIRRYNRAAEIIECRHRAMHFENIHTGERIPIDGLRDKFVGALSGIAVPESFENGLRRLGAKVEVIARFADHHRFRGPELKNFIERCVRRDVHCMVTTEKDFVRFPKLPVADIPFYFMRVEIEIIRGRDIFDKMVRLIAEPRRVPAGVLPADFMEAS, encoded by the coding sequence GTGAAAGACACCCTGGAAGACATCGAAAACTTCGTCATCGACGTGGTGATCAACAATCGCCGAGGCATCCGTGCATCATTGCTGCGCGTCGTGTTCCGGGGGCTTTCGGGCATTTACTCCGCTGCCGTGCGCACGCGGCTTTATTTGTACCGCCACCGCTACATTCATGATCATCATCTGGGCGTGCCAGTCATCAGCGTGGGGAACCTCACCACCGGCGGCACTGGAAAAACTCCCGTGGTGGAGATGCTGTCAAAGGCCCTGCACGAACGCGGCCGCCGCGTGTGCATCCTCAGCCGTGGCTACAAGAGCAAGCGGCAGAAAAAGCTGCCCTTCACAAAAAAACTGGCCGCGCGGCTGGGCTTCATTCCCAAGCCTGCGGAGCCCCCGCCGCGCATTGTCTCTGATGGTGAAAAAGTGCTGCTGGACTCCCACAATGCCGGGGACGAGCCTTTCATGCTGGCCAAGAACTGCACCGGCATTCCGGTCGTGGTGGATAAAAACCGCGTGAAGGCCGGCGCCTTTGCCATCCAGCATTTTGGCGCGGACGTGCTCGTGCTGGATGACGGCCTGCAGTACCTCAAGCTCAAGCACCGGCATGACATCGTGCTGATCGACAAAACTGCCGTCTTCGGGGTCAACGGCCACATGCTGCCGCGCGGCACGCTGCGTGAGCCGCCGCGCAGCCTGCGCCGTGCCAGCTACATTTTCATCACCAAGTCCGATGGCGACAGCGAGGATGTGGTGAAGCAGATCCGCCGCTATAATCGAGCAGCTGAAATCATCGAGTGCCGACATCGAGCGATGCACTTTGAAAATATTCATACCGGCGAACGCATCCCCATTGACGGCCTGCGGGACAAGTTTGTCGGTGCGCTATCAGGCATTGCCGTGCCGGAGAGCTTTGAGAACGGCCTGCGCAGACTCGGTGCCAAAGTGGAGGTCATCGCACGCTTCGCGGACCATCACCGTTTTCGCGGACCAGAGCTGAAAAATTTCATCGAGCGCTGCGTGCGACGCGATGTGCACTGCATGGTCACCACGGAGAAGGATTTTGTGCGCTTTCCCAAGCTGCCCGTGGCCGACATCCCTTTCTATTTCATGCGCGTCGAAATCGAGATCATCCGCGGCCGCGACATCTTTGACAAAATGGTGCGCCTGATAGCCGAACCGCGCCGTGTGCCGGCAGGGGTGCTTCCGGCAGATTTCATGGAGGCATCCTGA
- a CDS encoding MFS transporter: MRRAWLIVGLLFPVALLNYLDRQMIASMKVSVMGEIKDIGTEENWGHMLASFKWVYSICSPIGGYIADRFSRKYTICGSLFVWSLITWMTGHVGTFNELYWARTLMGISEAFYIPAALALIADYHIGGTRSRAIGVHQMGIYCGVMAGGFAGFVADAPALGWRFMFDFTGLAGVLYAIPLLLLLRDAPFQSEATSEAPKTNGATELVKFDWLLLFLLLVLGGTMLLICIVLLHGWAVPVVLFIAIAAIWGPRSVLGNLKELLLNRNFVLLVYYFTLPALAAWVVRDWMPAILQQAFNISQGKAGVSAALYWQGAALLSAVIGGWLTDRWMRRSHRGRIYVSAIGMMLIIPAMFGVGNAPALNSFALAIAALVLFGVGWGFFDCNNMPILSQIVRPHLRATGYGLMNFVSMMCGGLADWGFGRMSDMHVPLNVIFSVFAMVCVLSLVLVLMIRPKPGM, translated from the coding sequence ATGCGCCGTGCATGGCTGATCGTGGGGCTGCTTTTTCCTGTGGCGCTGCTGAACTACCTGGACCGCCAGATGATCGCCTCCATGAAAGTCTCCGTGATGGGGGAGATCAAAGACATTGGCACCGAGGAAAACTGGGGGCATATGCTGGCCTCGTTCAAATGGGTGTATTCCATCTGCAGTCCCATCGGCGGATACATTGCGGACCGCTTCAGCCGTAAGTATACGATCTGCGGCAGCTTGTTTGTGTGGTCTCTCATCACCTGGATGACGGGGCATGTGGGCACCTTCAATGAGTTGTACTGGGCGCGTACGCTCATGGGCATCAGCGAGGCGTTCTACATTCCGGCAGCGCTGGCCTTGATCGCGGACTATCACATCGGCGGCACGCGTTCCCGCGCCATCGGGGTGCATCAGATGGGCATCTACTGTGGTGTGATGGCAGGCGGTTTTGCCGGATTTGTGGCCGATGCCCCGGCCCTCGGCTGGCGTTTCATGTTCGACTTCACCGGACTCGCGGGCGTGCTTTACGCCATCCCGCTGCTTCTTCTGCTGCGCGATGCGCCGTTCCAATCTGAGGCGACTTCGGAAGCGCCCAAGACCAATGGTGCCACCGAATTGGTCAAGTTTGACTGGCTTCTGCTGTTCCTCTTGCTGGTCCTAGGAGGAACAATGCTTTTGATTTGCATCGTTCTGCTTCATGGCTGGGCTGTTCCAGTTGTTTTGTTCATTGCTATAGCAGCCATTTGGGGGCCACGCAGTGTGTTGGGGAATCTCAAAGAGCTGCTGTTGAATCGCAATTTCGTCCTGCTCGTGTACTATTTCACCCTGCCGGCTCTTGCCGCTTGGGTGGTGCGGGATTGGATGCCCGCCATTCTGCAGCAAGCATTCAATATCAGCCAAGGGAAGGCGGGTGTGTCCGCCGCACTCTATTGGCAAGGGGCGGCGCTTCTCTCGGCAGTCATTGGTGGCTGGCTGACGGATCGCTGGATGCGTCGCAGTCACCGTGGCCGTATTTACGTCAGCGCCATTGGCATGATGCTCATCATTCCGGCCATGTTTGGTGTGGGCAATGCACCTGCGCTGAATTCCTTCGCGCTGGCCATCGCCGCACTCGTCCTCTTTGGCGTGGGCTGGGGTTTCTTTGACTGCAACAACATGCCCATCCTCAGCCAGATCGTGCGCCCGCACCTGCGCGCCACCGGCTATGGCCTCATGAATTTCGTCAGCATGATGTGCGGCGGCCTGGCCGATTGGGGCTTTGGCAGAATGTCAGACATGCATGTGCCACTGAATGTCATCTTCAGTGTCTTCGCGATGGTCTGCGTTCTCTCCCTTGTGCTGGTGCTTATGATCAGGCCAAAGCCGGGCATGTGA
- a CDS encoding ArsR/SmtB family transcription factor — protein sequence MASVLKSLSLIADPTRVRLLLLLKQEELSVAELQEVLSLPQSNISAQLAKLKTAGLVSDRRSGKNRLYQLDQPGTKDQPTHEHFLALLEAAGAELREVAKDADALQIVLRKRAQTAKAYFDALAGKFGRHYIPGRSWKGLGETLLKLMPPLVIADLGAGEGTLSQLLAERAKKVIAVDSSEKMVSYGAELAQKHGFTNLEFRLGDIEAPPIPPLSVDLVFLSQALHHAQNPEKALKAAFSILRPGGRIAVLDLLKHQFEQARELYADVWLGFSESDLHDMLTKAGFKKIETSVVHRENKSPHFQTVLALAEKENRLTASGHWMGS from the coding sequence TTGGCTTCCGTACTCAAATCCCTCAGCCTCATTGCCGACCCCACGCGGGTACGGCTCCTTTTGCTGCTCAAGCAGGAGGAGCTGAGTGTGGCGGAGCTGCAGGAGGTGCTGTCCCTACCCCAGTCCAATATCTCAGCCCAGCTGGCCAAACTGAAGACCGCCGGGCTGGTAAGTGACCGCCGCAGCGGCAAGAACCGCCTCTACCAGCTGGATCAGCCAGGCACCAAGGACCAGCCCACCCACGAGCATTTTCTCGCCCTGCTGGAGGCCGCAGGTGCTGAGCTGCGCGAGGTGGCCAAGGATGCCGACGCACTGCAAATCGTGCTGCGCAAACGAGCGCAGACAGCCAAGGCCTACTTTGACGCGCTGGCAGGAAAATTTGGCCGCCACTACATTCCCGGCCGTTCATGGAAGGGTCTGGGCGAGACGCTGCTCAAGCTTATGCCGCCGCTGGTCATCGCCGATCTCGGCGCAGGCGAGGGCACACTCTCCCAACTGCTGGCCGAGCGGGCCAAAAAAGTCATCGCCGTGGACAGCAGCGAAAAGATGGTGTCCTACGGTGCTGAGCTGGCGCAGAAGCATGGGTTCACCAACCTCGAATTCCGTCTCGGCGACATCGAAGCACCGCCCATCCCGCCGCTGAGCGTGGACCTCGTCTTTCTCAGCCAGGCGCTGCATCATGCGCAGAATCCAGAAAAGGCCCTGAAGGCCGCCTTCAGTATTCTGCGCCCGGGCGGACGCATTGCGGTGCTGGACCTGCTGAAGCACCAGTTTGAGCAGGCGCGCGAGCTGTATGCCGATGTCTGGCTGGGCTTTTCCGAAAGCGATCTGCATGACATGCTGACCAAGGCTGGGTTCAAAAAAATCGAGACCAGCGTGGTGCACCGCGAGAACAAAAGCCCGCATTTTCAGACCGTGCTGGCACTCGCTGAAAAGGAAAACCGACTCACTGCTTCGGGGCACTGGATGGGGTCTTAA
- a CDS encoding serine hydrolase has product MKNLFRMLSGLLIAAHSAHAGALAEAAARKAKLLPSGCIVTGERLGDQVSYAMVGQAPETGDTKPEKIVFEIGSISKVFTGLLLAQAVVDKKVTLETTIGSLLEEKVKFADPRVAAITLKQLATHTSGLPCLPDNAIAGAVEEDPYANYDEKLLWNYLATARLDGESPFSFSYSNLGVGLLGHLLGGLYQKSWDKVVVEKICQPLVMKDTALYPESKQRLATPHDGGKEAKPWHMDALAGCGALRSTAADLMTFGEALLHPDQTPLKEAFTLALRPQADAASMGGQIGLGVLLGKFDGDATLHHDGGTGGFCSGLQVIPAKGIVRVVLINNNTLAGSEVIAGTSTVKPVDPATQKEITLSAEMMKQFPGLYDLDRDSRFIVKLQDGRLFVKLTGQVFLRLFAKAPDRFFMKEVAAEVAFNRREGVIHSLTLFQNGNEITAKVSATPPPDYKLRSAKALQPYAGEYSLMGLRKVTICVRGYTLFAKLEGQPELPVFETMPDRFEYDVVAAALVFTRDDDKQINGLTLFQNGMTMPAPRVKTPSSAPKQ; this is encoded by the coding sequence ATGAAAAATCTTTTCCGGATGCTGTCGGGTTTGCTGATCGCGGCTCATTCCGCCCATGCGGGCGCTCTGGCAGAGGCCGCTGCGCGCAAGGCCAAGCTTTTGCCGTCGGGCTGCATCGTGACTGGCGAGCGCCTCGGCGACCAAGTGAGCTATGCCATGGTGGGCCAGGCTCCTGAAACTGGAGACACGAAGCCTGAAAAAATCGTGTTTGAGATCGGTTCGATCTCCAAGGTCTTCACCGGACTGCTGCTGGCACAGGCGGTGGTGGATAAAAAAGTGACACTGGAGACCACGATCGGCAGTCTGCTGGAGGAAAAAGTGAAATTTGCCGATCCGCGTGTGGCAGCCATCACTCTCAAGCAACTGGCCACCCACACCAGCGGCCTGCCATGCCTGCCGGACAATGCCATCGCCGGTGCAGTGGAGGAAGATCCTTACGCAAACTATGATGAGAAACTCCTGTGGAATTATCTCGCCACCGCAAGATTGGATGGAGAAAGCCCTTTCTCCTTCAGCTATTCAAATCTCGGCGTGGGTCTGCTCGGGCATCTACTGGGAGGGCTTTATCAAAAGTCATGGGATAAGGTGGTGGTGGAAAAAATTTGCCAGCCGCTGGTAATGAAAGACACAGCCCTATATCCTGAATCCAAGCAGCGGCTGGCTACACCGCATGATGGCGGCAAGGAGGCCAAGCCCTGGCATATGGACGCCTTGGCAGGCTGCGGAGCCCTTCGCAGCACGGCGGCTGATTTGATGACATTTGGAGAGGCGTTGCTCCATCCTGATCAAACTCCGCTGAAGGAGGCATTCACGCTGGCTCTGCGGCCGCAGGCTGACGCAGCTTCCATGGGAGGGCAGATTGGCCTGGGCGTGCTGCTGGGGAAGTTTGACGGCGATGCCACCCTGCACCATGACGGTGGCACCGGAGGGTTCTGCTCCGGGCTGCAGGTGATCCCTGCCAAGGGGATCGTACGTGTCGTCTTGATCAACAACAATACCCTCGCTGGCAGCGAGGTGATCGCTGGCACATCCACGGTCAAACCGGTCGATCCTGCGACCCAGAAAGAGATCACCCTTTCTGCGGAGATGATGAAGCAGTTCCCTGGTCTGTATGATCTCGACCGCGACTCGCGCTTCATCGTGAAGCTCCAGGATGGCCGTCTGTTCGTCAAGCTGACCGGACAGGTGTTTCTGCGGCTTTTTGCCAAGGCACCAGACCGTTTTTTTATGAAGGAAGTGGCGGCGGAGGTTGCCTTTAACCGGCGCGAGGGAGTCATTCACTCGCTGACGTTGTTTCAAAACGGCAATGAGATCACCGCAAAGGTCAGCGCCACCCCTCCGCCGGATTACAAGCTGCGTTCTGCCAAGGCGCTGCAACCTTATGCTGGCGAGTATTCGCTGATGGGACTGCGAAAGGTGACCATCTGCGTGCGCGGATACACACTCTTTGCGAAGCTGGAGGGCCAGCCCGAATTGCCGGTCTTTGAAACCATGCCTGACCGCTTTGAATACGATGTGGTGGCGGCGGCGCTGGTTTTCACGCGCGATGACGACAAACAGATCAATGGACTGACACTTTTTCAAAATGGCATGACCATGCCTGCACCGCGCGTTAAGACCCCATCCAGTGCCCCGAAGCAGTGA
- a CDS encoding cysteine desulfurase family protein codes for MNGYFDHNATTPMHPAAREAWLRASERHWHNPSSLYRDAGMASQQLESARERLGTLIGAEAERIVFTSGATESNNALFATLPLDAHVIISAIEHPSVHEAARGRNVVELPVNTDGVVEPDTLRSHLSTHRPALVSVMAANNESGALQPWQELAALCREQGVLFHTDAAQWLGKLDSADLGICDYITGSAHKFGGGKGCGFLVLPQEDSRLGFIRGGPQEHGRRAGTENYPAVEAMVTALETFTPRLSEVAKTQSSLREAFIASLRARFDSLRVISESAPRLWNTVLMVMPEHDNLKWLTRLSRRGFSISTGSACSSGKEGSSVVVTALGADAAELRRVVRISSGWDSTAEDWQALAAAFFEVHEELNRGGRPQ; via the coding sequence ATGAACGGCTACTTTGACCACAATGCCACCACCCCAATGCACCCGGCCGCACGTGAGGCATGGCTGCGAGCGAGCGAGAGGCACTGGCACAACCCGTCGAGCCTCTACCGCGATGCCGGCATGGCCAGCCAGCAGCTGGAATCGGCGCGCGAACGGCTGGGCACGCTGATCGGCGCGGAGGCCGAGCGCATCGTCTTCACCTCAGGGGCCACGGAGTCCAACAACGCACTCTTTGCCACCCTGCCGCTCGACGCACACGTGATCATCTCCGCCATCGAACACCCAAGCGTGCATGAAGCTGCGCGTGGCCGTAACGTGGTGGAACTTCCGGTAAATACCGACGGCGTAGTGGAACCCGATACCCTGAGGAGCCACCTCTCCACCCACCGCCCCGCGCTCGTTTCAGTGATGGCCGCCAACAATGAAAGCGGGGCGCTGCAGCCCTGGCAGGAGCTAGCCGCACTCTGCCGCGAGCAGGGTGTGCTCTTTCATACCGATGCCGCACAGTGGCTCGGCAAGCTCGACTCCGCTGATCTCGGCATCTGCGATTACATCACCGGCAGCGCACATAAATTTGGCGGCGGCAAAGGCTGTGGATTCCTCGTGCTGCCGCAGGAGGATTCACGCCTGGGCTTCATCCGTGGCGGCCCGCAGGAGCATGGGCGGCGCGCAGGCACGGAAAACTATCCTGCGGTGGAGGCCATGGTCACTGCGCTGGAGACGTTCACTCCTCGTTTGAGTGAGGTCGCAAAGACGCAGAGTAGTCTGCGCGAAGCCTTCATCGCATCGCTGCGCGCACGCTTTGACTCCCTGCGGGTGATCAGCGAATCCGCCCCCCGTCTTTGGAACACCGTGCTGATGGTGATGCCGGAGCATGACAACCTGAAATGGCTCACAAGGCTCTCAAGACGCGGCTTCAGCATCTCCACCGGCTCGGCCTGCAGCTCTGGCAAGGAGGGCTCCTCAGTGGTGGTCACGGCACTGGGCGCAGATGCCGCAGAACTCAGACGCGTGGTGCGCATCAGCAGCGGCTGGGACAGCACGGCGGAAGACTGGCAGGCACTTGCTGCGGCCTTCTTCGAAGTGCATGAGGAGCTAAACCGTGGCGGCAGGCCGCAGTAG
- a CDS encoding redoxin domain-containing protein — MKPFMLSLCLLSLASAPAEEVRLEWMSTGMYYKVHYHSPTVTRFLQEKPAEIVKVPEGLVSPQYVLLETGPKKQRKLLGLILDQRSPKEAHMWLDANGDGDLTNDPKVKWESAVRGPEDRKIISWHGEASVQIKYPDGTRDMGLAFYRNGSSSGPGPLIYRRDYGRSGKVSISGREVDIYLSDDSTTGEFTPERSSLCIDVNADGRIETRSELFQFRKPLVIQGSVFEARSLSPDGSRFELVASSQSAAQVAEQKQSQASAQMTVQRKAQEADLGKPAPAFEAKTLDGKMVRFPEDYKGRLVMLDFWATWCGPCLNEMPGLRKVHDEFAEHGFAVLGVSLDQDETAAGLPEFLQSHGMRWPQICDGKGWQADIARQYGVRGIPSCWLIDGDTGRIVATSVDLRGEALHGTVKHALANLGREIKTGTPSAEPKTTSDAPSSPLTAKVQKLAAEDGVISAGAFLSALAHPKADSLELIPPGSTSLRGREIAKRAAAAHLRVGWVYQCTKCDRWHTALSGGYAIAPDTVVTARHVVAPPASMKPGSGHPVVVRGELEVLKISSVVFADEAGDTAILRVAAKDLQPLPLSHDVQAGDTAYCFSDPRDVLGHFSSGMVNRLHGPAMTDTPASPLQQRMDVSADWAPGSSGSAILDEFGNVIGHVARIRPLYGNPQASPSGSRAPATALMTLNEAVPASVVLALIEKKK; from the coding sequence ATGAAACCTTTCATGCTAAGCCTTTGCCTGCTTTCACTTGCCTCCGCTCCGGCTGAAGAAGTCCGGCTGGAGTGGATGAGCACCGGCATGTACTACAAGGTCCACTACCACTCGCCAACGGTGACCAGATTTCTGCAGGAAAAGCCTGCGGAGATCGTCAAGGTGCCGGAAGGCCTTGTCAGTCCGCAGTATGTCCTTCTGGAAACAGGGCCCAAGAAACAGCGCAAGCTGCTGGGGCTCATTCTGGATCAGCGCTCGCCCAAGGAGGCACACATGTGGCTGGACGCGAACGGAGACGGAGACCTGACCAATGACCCCAAAGTCAAATGGGAGTCTGCGGTGCGTGGCCCAGAAGACAGGAAGATCATTTCATGGCATGGTGAGGCCTCCGTGCAGATCAAATACCCTGACGGCACTCGGGACATGGGCCTGGCATTTTACCGCAACGGCTCCTCATCTGGCCCCGGCCCGCTCATCTATCGCCGTGATTACGGCCGGAGCGGCAAAGTTTCGATCAGTGGTCGGGAAGTGGACATCTACCTCAGTGACGATTCCACCACAGGCGAATTCACTCCGGAGCGATCCAGTCTGTGCATTGACGTGAATGCAGACGGCCGGATCGAAACCAGATCAGAGCTGTTCCAGTTCAGAAAGCCTCTCGTTATCCAAGGTTCAGTGTTTGAGGCCAGGAGTCTTTCTCCTGACGGCTCCCGTTTTGAACTGGTGGCATCCAGCCAGAGTGCGGCCCAGGTGGCGGAGCAGAAGCAAAGCCAGGCATCGGCCCAAATGACAGTTCAGCGCAAGGCGCAGGAGGCGGATCTCGGCAAACCAGCCCCAGCCTTTGAGGCAAAGACACTTGATGGCAAAATGGTGCGCTTTCCTGAAGACTACAAAGGTCGGCTGGTCATGCTGGATTTCTGGGCCACCTGGTGCGGCCCTTGCCTGAATGAAATGCCGGGACTACGAAAGGTGCACGATGAATTTGCTGAGCACGGATTTGCAGTGCTGGGAGTGAGCCTTGACCAGGATGAAACAGCTGCAGGCCTTCCAGAGTTCCTCCAATCCCATGGCATGCGCTGGCCTCAGATCTGTGATGGAAAGGGATGGCAGGCTGATATTGCGCGGCAGTACGGTGTGCGCGGCATCCCCTCCTGCTGGCTCATCGATGGCGACACAGGTCGCATCGTCGCCACTTCAGTGGACCTCCGTGGCGAGGCCCTGCACGGAACAGTGAAACACGCACTGGCAAATCTGGGCAGGGAGATCAAGACCGGAACGCCCTCAGCAGAACCAAAAACAACGTCGGATGCGCCGTCCAGTCCCCTGACTGCGAAGGTGCAAAAACTGGCAGCTGAAGACGGCGTGATCTCCGCCGGGGCTTTCCTTTCTGCTTTGGCACATCCCAAGGCAGACAGCCTGGAGCTGATTCCGCCAGGCAGCACCTCCCTTCGCGGAAGGGAGATCGCCAAGAGGGCTGCGGCAGCCCATCTGCGCGTGGGATGGGTGTATCAATGCACCAAGTGCGACCGCTGGCACACAGCATTGTCAGGGGGCTACGCCATCGCGCCGGACACCGTCGTCACAGCACGCCATGTGGTGGCCCCGCCTGCCTCCATGAAACCAGGCTCGGGCCATCCCGTTGTCGTTCGTGGTGAGCTCGAAGTCTTGAAGATCAGCAGCGTTGTATTTGCAGATGAAGCAGGCGACACCGCCATCCTGCGCGTGGCCGCCAAGGATCTCCAACCACTGCCCCTGAGCCATGATGTGCAGGCAGGCGACACCGCCTACTGCTTCAGCGATCCGCGGGATGTGCTGGGCCATTTCAGCTCCGGGATGGTGAACCGCCTGCATGGACCCGCCATGACGGACACTCCGGCCAGCCCGCTCCAGCAACGCATGGATGTAAGCGCCGACTGGGCGCCGGGCAGCAGCGGCTCCGCCATTCTCGATGAATTTGGCAACGTCATTGGTCATGTGGCGCGGATCCGCCCCCTCTATGGCAATCCGCAAGCGTCACCATCTGGATCGCGAGCCCCTGCCACTGCATTGATGACCCTCAACGAAGCCGTGCCTGCCTCAGTGGTGCTGGCCTTGATTGAAAAGAAAAAATAG
- the fdhD gene encoding formate dehydrogenase accessory sulfurtransferase FdhD — protein MAALHLHKVTTSGAATVVDDVTAREEPLEIRVEGRSVAVVMRTPGHDEELACGFLVSEGVVKNPRDILEVSQCPSVNNKHGNIVDVLLGGAVVNWDSLTRHVFSASSCGLCGKSSIESVFQQFPSVKGNWQVEPQLIASLPDKLRAAQETFSKTGGLHASGLFDLEGNLIVLREDVGRHNALDKILGYALQRGLLPLDRHILLVSGRVSFEIIQKALAAGIPLLAAISAPSSLAVNFAHEAGQTLVGFLRGETMNVYTHPQRVKMSP, from the coding sequence ATGGCCGCCTTGCACCTGCACAAGGTGACGACCTCTGGTGCTGCAACTGTGGTGGATGATGTGACCGCACGCGAGGAGCCGCTGGAGATCCGCGTGGAGGGCCGCTCTGTGGCGGTGGTGATGCGTACTCCGGGGCACGACGAGGAGCTGGCCTGCGGCTTTCTCGTGAGCGAGGGCGTGGTGAAAAATCCGCGCGACATCCTGGAGGTCTCCCAATGCCCCAGCGTGAACAACAAGCATGGCAACATCGTGGATGTGCTGCTGGGCGGTGCGGTGGTGAACTGGGACTCGCTCACGCGCCATGTCTTCAGCGCCTCCAGCTGCGGACTTTGTGGCAAGAGCAGCATCGAAAGCGTGTTTCAGCAGTTTCCCTCCGTGAAAGGAAACTGGCAGGTGGAACCACAACTCATCGCCAGCCTGCCCGACAAGTTGCGTGCGGCTCAGGAAACTTTTTCAAAAACCGGCGGTCTACATGCCAGCGGCCTCTTTGATCTGGAGGGTAATCTCATTGTGCTGCGCGAGGATGTGGGCCGCCACAATGCGCTGGACAAGATCCTTGGCTACGCGCTGCAGCGTGGCCTGCTGCCGCTGGACCGCCACATTCTGCTGGTGAGCGGGCGTGTATCGTTTGAGATCATCCAAAAGGCGCTGGCCGCAGGCATCCCACTGCTGGCGGCCATCTCCGCCCCAAGCAGCCTGGCCGTGAATTTCGCCCACGAAGCGGGTCAGACGCTGGTGGGCTTTCTGCGCGGAGAAACCATGAATGTTTACACGCATCCGCAGCGTGTGAAGATGTCACCATGA
- a CDS encoding FadR/GntR family transcriptional regulator, translating to MIISPLKSAPSLVEQVCSRLALQLRDEAEAGDGKLPPERQMAESLGVSRTVLREATKRLELQGLLEIRHGSGIRAVNRLHKPLSSSVAILLPEAAERLRQLIEARAAIEPEIARQAALKAKAADVKQLRIVHERLVAAETHDDEVEADIDFHRTLARIGGNEILKLMLESLADLGRESRRVTIGNVGRQRAIDHHAAILNAVAAHDADAAAVAMKHHMEEAARDLTGAKPKAKR from the coding sequence ATGATTATTTCCCCGCTCAAATCCGCCCCGTCGCTCGTGGAGCAGGTCTGCTCTCGTCTGGCGCTTCAGCTTCGGGATGAGGCCGAAGCCGGTGATGGCAAGCTGCCGCCGGAGCGCCAGATGGCCGAGAGCCTGGGCGTGAGTCGTACAGTGCTGCGTGAGGCCACCAAGCGTCTGGAACTGCAGGGGCTGCTGGAGATCCGCCATGGCAGTGGTATCCGGGCGGTGAACCGGCTGCACAAACCGCTGAGCAGCTCGGTGGCCATTCTACTGCCTGAGGCGGCCGAGAGACTGCGCCAGTTGATCGAGGCCCGCGCGGCGATCGAGCCGGAGATCGCACGACAAGCGGCGTTGAAGGCCAAAGCCGCCGATGTGAAGCAGCTGCGCATCGTGCATGAGCGCCTGGTGGCGGCTGAGACGCATGATGACGAGGTGGAGGCGGACATCGATTTTCACCGCACGCTGGCGCGCATCGGCGGAAACGAGATCCTGAAGCTCATGCTGGAATCACTGGCCGATCTGGGGCGTGAAAGCCGCCGTGTCACCATTGGCAATGTGGGCAGGCAGCGTGCCATCGATCATCACGCCGCCATCCTCAATGCTGTGGCAGCGCATGATGCCGATGCTGCGGCTGTGGCGATGAAGCACCACATGGAAGAAGCCGCACGAGATCTGACAGGCGCAAAGCCCAAAGCAAAACGATGA